A region of Salvia splendens isolate huo1 chromosome 17, SspV2, whole genome shotgun sequence DNA encodes the following proteins:
- the LOC121775233 gene encoding uncharacterized membrane protein At1g16860-like, with amino-acid sequence MSVRSGSHQLSNGLMVSGRPEHQLKERQPTMGSRAVPYTGGDVKKSGELGRMYGVDLSSADHHHHPPQPAPPKLPSRHNSGSARSGPNSGKNSGPISKKSSSSSFSGPITPIQPTGLITSGPMGSNRRSGQLDSASAAAAPAASSFKKVSYGSAVTSLGEGVKLGFRVSRVAMWMFLVVVVMGLVVGVFLMASVKKPVILVAVVAVVLLIVVIFVWNYAYRNRGVLGFLKKFPDAELRGAVDGQFVKVTGVVTCGSIPLETSFQKVQRCVYASSELYEYRGCGAKPANAKQRWFSWGCTYSERHVADFYISDFQSGLRALVKAGYGAKVAPFVKSKTVVDVTKDSSKLSPNFLRWLSERGQSSDDRLMRLKEGYIKEGSTVSVMGVVQRLDNVLMIVPPSEPLSTGCRWPCCLLPTYIEGLTLTCDESQSTDVIPV; translated from the exons ATGAGCGTCCGAAGCGGGTCGCACCAGCTCAGCAACGGGCTCATGGTCTCGGGCCGGCCCGAGCACCAGCTCAAGGAGCGCCAGCCCACAATGGGCTCACGCGCCGTCCCCTACACCGGCGGCGACGTCAAAAAATCCGGTGAGCTCGGCAGAATGTACGGCGTCGACCTCTCCAGCGccgaccaccaccaccaccctccCCAGCCCGCCCCCCCGAAGCTCCCCTCGCGCCACAacagcggatccgctagatccGGCCCTAATTCCGGGAAGAATTCGGGCCCAATCAGCAAAAAATCATCATCCTCTTCCTTCTCCGGCCCGATTACGCCGATTCAGCCCACCGGACTCATCACCTCGGGCCCAATGGGCTCGAATCGGAGGTCGGGGCAGCTTGATTCCGCTTCTGCGGCGGCGGCTCCGGCAGCGAGCTCGTTCAAAAAGGTTTCGTACGGCTCCGCGGTGACGAGCTTGGGCGAGGGGGTGAAATTAGGGTTTAGAGTTTCGAGGGTGGCAATGTGGATgtttttggtggtggtggtgatggggCTGGTGGTTGGGGTGTTTCTCATGGCCTCGGTGAAGAAGCCGGTGATTCTGGTGGCGGTGGTGGCCGTGGTACTGCTGATTGTCGTGATTTTCGTGTGGAATTACGCCTATCGGAATCGCGGCGTTTTGGGATTTTTGAAGAAGTTTCCCGATGCGGAGCTCAGGGGCGCCGTCGATGGGCAGTTCGTCAAGGTCACCGGG GTCGTCACTTGTGGCAGCATACCCCTTGAAACTTCTTTTCAGAAGGTACAAAGATGTGTGTATGCATCCTCGGAATTATATGAATACAGAGGTTGTGGTGCAAAACCAGCTAATGCCAAACAAAGATGGTTCTCTTGGGGATGCACATACTCAGAG AGGCATGTTGCGGATTTTTATATATCGGATTTTCAGTCTGGTTTAAGagctcttgtgaaagcaggctATGGTGCTAAAGTTGCCCCCTTTGTTAAATCAAAAACAGTAGTTGATGTCACCAAGGACTCCAGCAAACTGTCTCCAAACTTTCTACGTTGGCTTTCTGAACGAGGCCAGTCAAGTGATGACCGTCTAATGCGGCTCAAAGAAGG ATATATAAAAGAAGGAAGTACCGTGAGTGTTATGGGTGTGGTTCAACGACTAGACAACGTGCTCATGATTGTCCCACCTTCTGAGCCTCTATCAACCGGTTGTCGCTGGCCGTGCTGTCTTCTCCCCACATACATAGAAGGCCTTACTTTGACTTGTGACGAAAGTCAAAGTACAGACGTGATCCCTGTGTAA
- the LOC121775484 gene encoding uncharacterized protein LOC121775484, which translates to MKKLYKKSTVHPTPSAVSEHLLSFLPAAILALTAALSPADKEVLAYLISCSSGSQGRATAAPAKGGGGDCHNPCFNCSCFRCYTSYWAKWDASPNRQLIHEVIDAFEEKESKKEKSKKERRKGKTVKSGVSIEPKISEPSLTAVEFESNAAADGRGEEEEVVATAEEFDKGSSVRRFVSWAWGVWG; encoded by the coding sequence atgaagaagctctacaaaaagAGCACGGTGCATCCGACGCCGTCGGCTGTGTCAGAGCACCTCCTCTCATTTCTACCGGCGGCGATTTTAGCTCTCACCGCCGCTCTATCTCCGGCGGACAAGGAAGTCCTCGCCTACCTCATCTCCTGCTCCTCCGGCAGCCAGGGCAGGGCCACCGCCGCTCCGGCgaaaggcggcggcggcgattgCCACAATCCGTGCTTCAACTGCAGCTGCTTCCGCTGCTACACGAGCTATTGGGCAAAGTGGGATGCGTCGCCCAACCGCCAGCTCATACACGAGGTTATCGACGCCTTCGAAGAAAAAGAGAGCAAAAAAGAGAAGAGCAAAAAGGAACGGCGGAAGGGCAAAACGGTCAAATCCGGTGTTTCAATTGAGCCGAAAATTTCCGAGCCGAGTTTGACCGCCGTTGAATTTGAGTCAAACGCGGCGGCGGATGGCCgcggcgaggaggaggaggttgTTGCCACGGCGGAGGAATTTGACAAGGGCTCCTCGGTGAGGAGGTTTGTGAGTTGGGCATGGGGCGTTTGGGGTTGA